ACTTGTCGGCGCGATACGCGAGCACCGTCGAATAGACGTCCACGCCGAGCCAGTTCGGCGTGATGGCCTCCGGCATGATGTCCGGAAAGTCGCCCGGCTTGAGGCCGATGGGTTCCAGCAGGCCCTTGGACTCCAGATACGGAATGTCGGCGGACAGCGTGAGCGTGGTCACGTCCCACACGTAGTTCTTCGTCTGCACCATCGCGGCGAACTGCGCGACCGGCTGCGATTCGCGCGCGACGCTCACGACCTTGATGCCGGTGGCTTTCTCGAACGGATCGTAGAACGCTTCGCGATAAGCCGTCGTGTACGGTCCGCCCGGGTCCGACACCACGATCTGCTTGCTCTCTGCACGCGCGGCGAGCGGCATTGCGCCGGCGACGGCGAGGGCGCCCGCGCCGTGCAGAATGCGGCGGCGCGTCGGGTTGAAGTCTTGCGTCATGTTCAGGTCTCCCGCACTGGGATTAAGAGGAACGGCCCGCTTCAGCCCGATTTACTTCGCGCGCTTCTTGAAGAATTCTTCCATCATGCGTGCCGGCTCCCCGGAGTCGTACGCTTCGCGCTGGATGCGCATGCCCGCTTCGATGCAGTCGATGAAGCCCGGCTCCGTCATTTCGCGGAAACGCTGCTTGTCCAGACGCATGGCGACGGGCGGCTTGGCGGCGAGCTCGGTGGCGATCTCCAGTGCCTTTTCGAACACCTTCTCCTCCGGCACGAGGTGATGAATCAGGCCGATGCGATGGCATTCCTCCGCGTCCATCAGCCGTCCCGTGAGCGTGAGTTCGATGGTGCGCGACATGCCGAGCATCGAGTTCATGATCCACGGACCCGTGGTGCTGGCGATGCCCGCGTTGATTTCCGGCTGGCCCATGCGCACGCCCGGATGACCGACGCGGATGTCCCCGAGCAGCGCCACTTGGAACGCCGAGCCTGCGGCCGTGCCGTTGAGCGCCATGACGAGCGGCTTCTTGAGGCCACGCAGTGCGGCGTAATAGCGCTGCCATTCCTTGACCCATGCCACGGCGCGCTCGCCGTCGAAGTCGTGCGCTTCGGACAGGTCCTGTCCCGCCGAGAATGCGCGGTTGCCCGCGCCGGTCATGATGATCGCGGCCACTTCATCGTCGCCGTTGTAGCGGTCGAGCGCGTCGATGATCTTGTTTCGCATCGGCGTCGTCCACGCATTCAGGCGCTCCGGACGATTCAGCGTGATGACCGCGACGCGGCCGTGACTCGAGAACAGAACGTCGTCGTCCATAGTTATCGCTATGCAATAGTTGATGGTAGATTTCAATATATCCGTATCAAAAATACGGTGCAAGCGGGTTTACGCGGTTGGCGGCGAGCCGGATTTCTCGGTCGCTGCCTTGGGAAGAGAGAGTTGATGCGTCAGCTGACATGCACGCGTAGCGTGCTCCGGACTGCGCCGCCTATGGCGTGACGAGCGGCCGCACGCTGACGGCCTTTCGGGAAGTGTTTGAAGTGCTTGATGGCACCGTGACTGAATCCGACGCACGCGGCGACGGTCCGTAGTCGGATCAAAACCCATTGCTGCTCTGAACGGCCGGCAGTCGACTGGCGCCGGAAGCTCCATTGCGGAGAAACTCGCGCTGGAGCCATCTGTCGTATCGCCGTGTAGCAAGTGTTGCCTATCCCACGAACGCCTTGGAAATGTATGGCGGCAGTGTGCGCCGCTTCATATAACCATTTCAGAGATAAATCGCGGACGCTGTGGTCATTGGCAGGTCGGTCACGCTAGAGCGGGGTGCGTCGCTTGACGAGAGTTGCCGGCTCCCTCGGCGGGTCACTAGCGTACATTGGCGCCTGGTACCTAGCGGCGAGCAGCGTTCGAGACAGATAGAAGATGGCTGTCGACGCCACGATCCAAATCGCCGACGACCGACGAGCCGATCTGTCGATGGTCAGTGATTGCGAGGCGAGCGAAAAATGACTGCGATCTTCAAGGATGAGCTTCACGATCAACTCGGAACGTGGCCGCTTGGGTACATTCCATACGGCGGTGCGGACTATGGAGAGATCGAGGCTATCGCACGTGCGGTTGGTGACGGAGGCGATAGCGACTTCCATGATGCGTGGACCGCAGCTGCAGACCGCATGATGGAGGATGGACACCGTGCCGAAGCAGAGGGACATCGGGCAAGCGCGCGGGAGACCTTCCTGAGGGCCGCGTGCTTTTACGGCAAGTCGTTCCATCCATTGTTCGGTCGGCCGGTCGATCCGCGTGTAATTGCAGGTTCGCGAAAGCAGATCGCGGCGTTCGAGCGTGGACTGGCGCTGAGCGAGGTGCCAATTACCCCGCGCCATATCCAGTTCGAAGGGAACTCGCTGCTTGCCTACGTCATACCAGCACAAGGCCGCGCCCACGGAGTCCGGCCACTGCTGATCTTCAACAATGGCTACGATGCCACGATCACCGACCTGTTCTTTGCTTCCGCAGTCGCCGCGTCAAGAAGAGGCTATCACTCGTTGATCTTCGACGGTCCGGGCCAGGGCACGACTTTGGTCGAACATGACGTCAAGCTCAGGCCGGACTGGGAAACGGTGATTGAAGCGGTAGTGGATTTTGCAGAAGCGTTGCCGAACGTCGATCCGCGAAAGATCGCGCTGTGCGGATGGAGTTTGGGTGGCTATCTGGCGCCACGTGCGGCGTCTGTCGAGCGTCGTCTTGCGGCCTGTGTTGCAGACCCCGCGCTGCCCTCCGTGGCGGATGGCTTCCGCGCTTACGTCATGCGGCTCGGCGCGAGCCGTGATGAGGCGGCAAACCTGGGTGAGATGTCTGCGGCGCTGATGGAACGACTGACGCAGATCGTGGCGAACGACCGGAAGCTGTCTTGGAGTGTCGTGAAACGCGGCTACTGGGTGAATGGCGCTGCAACGCTGCGAGAATACCTGGCGTCAGTCGAGAATTACACGATGGATGGGCGCATCGAAGACATCCGCTGTCCGACCCTGTTCACACTGGCCGAGAACGATACGCTCGCCGCCGGAACCCAGCGTTTCTTCGATGCATTGCGGTGTCCAAAGACGCTGGTTCGCTTCAGCAGCGATCAGGGTGCGGGCGAGCATTGCGAGATGCGCAATCGCTCGCTGGTGAACCGGCGTGTGCTGGATTGGTTGGATGGGGTGCTCGATTAGGTAACAAGGCATGCGCGTTTGAATCGACTATCGCATCGACAGGCCGTGACGACCTGTTCAGCGGCTGCTCTTGAGCGGCCCGAATGTCGCCTGAGGGTCGGGTTGCGTCAGCCCCGCCCTCGAAACCATCGCCAGAAAGCGGCCGGTGGAATTCCGCTTCCCGAAAACGGCCTGCCGTCAGCACGCTCCCGACCCGCAACGGCCAGCCGTGGTTTCCTGAAGCGGCCGTTCACGGTCGCACATCCAACCGATGACCGCGTATGCCTCGACAACGAGTGCTAGGAAGCATGAGCCTGCACGAGCACGTCCCACGGCGCGGGAGACGGAAAGATCTCCTGCAAGAATCCGACAAACGCTCTCACCGCCGGATTGCTGCGGCGGCTCTCGGGCCACACTGCATGCAGATGGAATCGGTCATAAGCGAACTCATGCAGCACGGGTACGAGTTCGCGCCGTCGAACGAACGGCGCCGCGATATACGTCGTCGAGATGCCGATACCGGCGCCGGCCGCCAACGTCACGGCGATCGCGTCGCTGACGTCGATAATCAAACTCGACGCAGGCGTGAACTCGATGAGCTTGCCGCCCACGTCGAATGGCCACGCAGCCTCCTGTCCCGTCGACTGATATCTGAAGTTCACGCAATCGTGTTGCATGAGATCGTTGGGATGCTGCGGTGAGCCTCGGTCCCGCAGATATCCGGGCGACGCGAACGCGCAGATCCGATGCGGAGCAAGACGGCGCGCGATCAACCGCGTGTCGCCGGGATCGCCGACGCGAATGGCGACATCCACGCCCTCCTCGATCAGGTCGACGTATCGATCGCTCAGGCGCACGTCGACGGTCACTTTCGGATGTTGCCGTCGAAACGCGGGCAACGCGGGCGCAAGGATGTTCACGCCGACGGGCAGCGGCGCCGTCACCTTGAGCGTTCCGGCCGGCTCCGCGCGTGCGGCGGCGACGCCTTGCTCGATACCTTCCGCCTCGCGCAATAGGCGTTGCGTGCGCTCCAGAAGATCGCGTCCCTCCGGCGTCAGCGTCAGTGAGCGCGTGGTCCGGCTGAACAGCCTGAGCCCGAAATGCTGCTCCAGCCGCTGGATGCTCTTGCTTATGGCCGATGGCGAAACGGACAGCGAACGCGCGGCAGCCGTATAGCTGCCAAGCGATGCCGCACGCGCGAAGGCGATCAGCCCAGTTAGTCTTTCGACAGCGATTTGTTCCATGATGGCATCATTAAAACGAACCATAGCCTGATTATCAAGCTGCATTTCGCGAATTAACCTTCTTCCATCGACGCCACACCGGCGAAGTCAACGAGGAGAAGGACATGAACGCGAATACGAAAGCGCAGGACGAAAAGGCCACGGAAGTTCGCAACGGCGCACTGGCGGGGAAGACCGCACTCATTTTCGGCGGAACGTCGGGGATCGGGCTCGACGCGGCGCTTCAGGCGCAGCGCGTGGGCGCGGAGGTGATCGTCGTGGGAAGATCGGCGGATACGGCTCAACGCGTCGCCGCGCAACATGGCTTCGCCGGCTGGCGCGCAGCCGACGTAACCGACGCAGATGCGCTGCAACAGGCGGTCCGCGACATTCCGAAGGTCGATCATCTGGTCTTGCTGGCCGGCACTTTCGTCGCGGGGACGGTGCGCGAGGCGGACGTCGCGCATCTGCGGAACGCGTTCGAGGAGCGCATCTGGGCGGCCGTGCACGTCATTCGCGCGCTCGGCGACCGCTTGAGCGCCGATGGCTCGATCACGTTCATCTCGGGCAGTCTCGCCGACCGTCCGAACGCCTACGGCACCGCGGTGCTCGCGGCAGCATCGGCTGCGATGGAAGCGCTCGCGCGCGGCCTCGCGCTCGAACTCGCGCCGGTGCGCGTCAACACGCTGTCGCCCGGTCCGATCGATACGCCGATCCTGCGCAAGGCGCTTGGCGACGCGTGCGATGCGGTCGTCGCAAACATGGAGAAGACGCTGCCGCTGCATCGTCTCGGCACAGCCAGCGAAGCCGGCGCCGGCGTGGTGTTCCTGATGACCAATGGCTTCATGAACGGAGCCACGCTCAACGTCGATGGCGGCGCGCGCCTCGTGTAACGCCCAGGCCAACGGAGTCGCGCCGAAGGAATCATGTGCCCGGATAGAGCCGCAGTGCCGCGCGCCGCACAATCACCTTGCGCGGGCCAAATGGCAACGGCCGGACCTCCCAAAGCGGCACGTGAAGTGCGCCTGCGTTGGGTGCCGAAACTGACGTATCACATCACGGGTCTTTCGAAACCTTCGGCGCGGGCTTGCGCGTCGCTTACCTCAAGACGCCGACGTCGAGGTAGACGCAGCGCATCGCGGGTGCCTTGCGCGCGACTACCGTGATGCCCAGCCCTTTTACGGTTCTGCTCGCGACACACTGGATCAACGATGGAACGGCACTGGACGTACTCGACGCGATTCGCGACGAAGCAATGGCGCGTCAGGCAATCGCAGCGCAAGCACTGAGCGGTTTGCCGTTCGATGCGAATGCTCACGGCTTCCATATATGGCTGCCTGTGCCGGCTACCTGCGACTGGAGCGCGTCGGAGCTCGCGCCGCAGCTGCGCAATCAGGGAATCGGCGCGGTGGCGGGCGCCGCGTTTTCCACGGACGGCGATCCGCCGAACGCGTTGCGGCTGTGTCTGGGGGGTCCGCAGAATCGGGAGGATTGTCGTGAGGCATTAACGCGGCTCGTCAATATGCTGGACGACCCGCATCATCTGCATACGCCGATGTTGTGAGGTTCGGGTGGTTGGTGGGCGGGCGGCACAACGGGTTTCAGTCGCTTCGCTTTCGCGGGGTCGAAGAAGCATGATTGGCGACAACGTGTATGACGAGGTTCACATGTCGCGTCGCCCTGACGTCTCAGTTCCTGTCGGCAAAGGTGGGCGCCGTGTCGAATGTCCGGCTCAGTGTCGCTCGCTCAGCGCGTTGTATTCGAAACGCACGACGAGGACGTCTTTGCGGATCGCCACCATCTCGTAGACAATGCCTCATCAGGTCGGCAGACGGGACGACGCCACGGAGCCGGGCCTGGCGAGGTCATAAGCACCCTCCATGGCGCACCGTCCGCATCGTCGTCACAGTGATCACTCAAAACAGGATTCAAATGGCAACTTCTAGCGAGAACTCTTCGGGACAAGGACGTTACGCGAGCTATCCCAGCCTGGTAGACCGCGTCGTGCTCATTACGGGCGGCGGAAGTGGCATTGGCGCTTCGTTCGTCGAGCACTTCGTTGCACAAGGCGCACGTGTGGGCTTTCTCGACATCGACACCAACGCGGGAACGGCTCTGGCCGATTCGCTCAGTGACGCGCGCCATAAACCGCTCTTCGTCGCCTGCGACGTCACCGACATTCCCGCGTTACACGCGGCCATTGCCGAAGTACGGGCTGCATTCGGACCGATCGAGGTGCTCGTGAACAACGCGGCGAACGATCGCCGCCACGCGCTCGCCGACGTGACGCCCGAGTCGTTCGAT
Above is a window of Caballeronia sp. SL2Y3 DNA encoding:
- a CDS encoding S9 family peptidase, with amino-acid sequence MTAIFKDELHDQLGTWPLGYIPYGGADYGEIEAIARAVGDGGDSDFHDAWTAAADRMMEDGHRAEAEGHRASARETFLRAACFYGKSFHPLFGRPVDPRVIAGSRKQIAAFERGLALSEVPITPRHIQFEGNSLLAYVIPAQGRAHGVRPLLIFNNGYDATITDLFFASAVAASRRGYHSLIFDGPGQGTTLVEHDVKLRPDWETVIEAVVDFAEALPNVDPRKIALCGWSLGGYLAPRAASVERRLAACVADPALPSVADGFRAYVMRLGASRDEAANLGEMSAALMERLTQIVANDRKLSWSVVKRGYWVNGAATLREYLASVENYTMDGRIEDIRCPTLFTLAENDTLAAGTQRFFDALRCPKTLVRFSSDQGAGEHCEMRNRSLVNRRVLDWLDGVLD
- a CDS encoding LysR family transcriptional regulator, with product MEQIAVERLTGLIAFARAASLGSYTAAARSLSVSPSAISKSIQRLEQHFGLRLFSRTTRSLTLTPEGRDLLERTQRLLREAEGIEQGVAAARAEPAGTLKVTAPLPVGVNILAPALPAFRRQHPKVTVDVRLSDRYVDLIEEGVDVAIRVGDPGDTRLIARRLAPHRICAFASPGYLRDRGSPQHPNDLMQHDCVNFRYQSTGQEAAWPFDVGGKLIEFTPASSLIIDVSDAIAVTLAAGAGIGISTTYIAAPFVRRRELVPVLHEFAYDRFHLHAVWPESRRSNPAVRAFVGFLQEIFPSPAPWDVLVQAHAS
- a CDS encoding SDR family oxidoreductase, yielding MNANTKAQDEKATEVRNGALAGKTALIFGGTSGIGLDAALQAQRVGAEVIVVGRSADTAQRVAAQHGFAGWRAADVTDADALQQAVRDIPKVDHLVLLAGTFVAGTVREADVAHLRNAFEERIWAAVHVIRALGDRLSADGSITFISGSLADRPNAYGTAVLAAASAAMEALARGLALELAPVRVNTLSPGPIDTPILRKALGDACDAVVANMEKTLPLHRLGTASEAGAGVVFLMTNGFMNGATLNVDGGARLV
- a CDS encoding enoyl-CoA hydratase/isomerase family protein, which produces MDDDVLFSSHGRVAVITLNRPERLNAWTTPMRNKIIDALDRYNGDDEVAAIIMTGAGNRAFSAGQDLSEAHDFDGERAVAWVKEWQRYYAALRGLKKPLVMALNGTAAGSAFQVALLGDIRVGHPGVRMGQPEINAGIASTTGPWIMNSMLGMSRTIELTLTGRLMDAEECHRIGLIHHLVPEEKVFEKALEIATELAAKPPVAMRLDKQRFREMTEPGFIDCIEAGMRIQREAYDSGEPARMMEEFFKKRAK